Genomic DNA from Candidatus Nitronereus thalassa:
CAACACTATATGAGCTTAAATTCCAGTCCTTTACCTCGATTATCGCGACCCCTGCCCCTCTCCGCATCAAGATGATGTCTGGCATGTCACCATTCAGAAACGGCTGGAAGAAGATCTCGTAATCGTCTGAGAGCCGCTGGGCCAAGGACGTGGCAAGTGCTATCTCGCCAGGCGTTGGAGGCACCTTGAGCCGTTCAATGTTTTCGAGACATGGAAAAATTTTAGCCATCAAGGTTTCCCTTCACCAACGCGGCACAAAGTATCAAAGGCAGCTAACGACCCAAGCTCAGCGACCCGGCGCACGGGACGCGTGGATTGCAAACCACGACGTCATGCCGGGTTCGCTGCAGCGCATGGTTATGCGGCACTTGGTTGTGTACTTCATGGGCCTCTACTTTTCTGCTTACGACCAAAGGCGGCTGGTCGCGGTTACATTTTCCTTTCGTGATTATGAGGCGAAACTTTCTATTCAAGGCTTTCGGATGGATCTTCCTTTACCTTTTTCAGCCACGATGAATTCCAGCCATCGAACACCTTCAGTCTTACTAGGGTTCCAATGGGAATGAGTGGTGCCGGCCGGAACGAGTAGGCTGTCACCGGGTTTTAGGGTAATGGGTTCCTTGCCCTCCTGCTGGAAAACTGGTGTCCCAGAAACTACATAGAAGGTGACCGCCGCCGGATGAAAATGGCGACGGTTGACACCACCTGGCTCGTACTTCACATCTATGACTGTGAAGTCCAGATTCGCTGTGCCGTCCACTCCGCGTACTATGAGATCCGTAGGTGTTACCCCAGATTTTTGTGGGATGTCTTTCGGATCTTGTGCGTGAGCTACAGACGCAGCTAGAGCCGCCCCGAATAAGATGAGTTTAGTTAGTCTGTTCATTTTCAATCTCCATTTCGATGAGTGCCGCATAACAGTTTATTAAACGACACCTGTCGCAAAAGCTGGTGCCGCTTTATTTTTAGTTTGATAAGGTCAAAAACTAATGCTTTTTTACCTATTAAACAAGCACTTACTTATTTTTATTAACAAAGAATCTATCAGGAGAAGCGGCACTTGTCGCTTTTCCTGAAATTTACCTTACCTTCTTTGGTTTTATTTTTCCCTTATTTTTCAATACCTTGTATTAACTACGGTTCAAATAATCCCGGAGTTTTTGCGACTGTCGCCGTTTATATTGCTGTCACATTATTTATTGATTTTTTATGTTATTTTAATTACTGTACATATAACCAGCATGGAGTGCTTATGAATATTTACCGTCACGATGACACCCCGATTCCCCTAAATTCTAAACCCGTCAAGTTTCTGGACCGTTACCGCACTTGGTTAAGGCTCAACGGTTATGCCTGGCAAACCGAAAAGCACTACATTATGTGGGTTGCCAAATTTATTCGTTTTCATGGTATGAAGCATCCCGAAACCTTGGGGTCAGAGGATATCGCTGCTTTTCTCTCTGAAAAGACGCTCCAGGAGCATTGGTCACCAAGCACCCAAAAAACCGCCCTGAATGCCCTCGCCAATGTTTATACCAAGTTTTTAGGCATGGATATTGGCACCCTTCATTTTCGATATGCGGCGCCTGGAGGGACTCGAACCCCCAACCCTCGGTTCCGAAGACCCAACCGATCACGATAAGACTAAGAATGATTGAGTAGGATAGAGTATTCCAATCTCCGTATCAACACAAGCGTTTCGCTCCTTTTATGTGTGAACAAGTGTGATCCTGGTGGATTCAGAATTGGGAGTATAACTGGGAGTGAACCGGGAGTAAAACTGGGAGTGGATTGGGTCCCTGCGCCGAACTTGAAAGAAGGCGACCCCATGGGGGGACTTTTAGGGAAACCTTGTATACCTTGCCATTGAATAACATCCCCTCGATGAGTGGATTTCGACAGAAACCGTAGTGGGGAATAAAGATATTTTAGCAAGCCTATTTCCGGAGATTTAAGGTGATGTGCTTACTTATTTTTTCCCCATTCCGCAGCAGCAAAACGTCAACTCCTTTGCCAGCATACTTTTCTACCACTTTGGGCAACGTAGAACGGTCAATTATTTCAATTTCCCCAATCTGCCTGATAATATCCCCCCTTAAAACATCTGCATTAAATGCAGGTGAACCTTTGACCACCACCACCACCACAACTCCCTTATTACTCTCAATGAGTTGGCGTTCTTCCTCTTTAAGATCTCTAATTTTAACACCAAATACTGGCTCCTTACCCTTCACCCAAAAGGTTGCCGTGTAATCATAACGACGCACGTTATATGGAATGTAGGTTGTTTGCGTCCCCGTAGTTTGGGTAGTTGCTGTACCTGAGTAGCTGCCGGATCCACCAGAGCCAAAAACATTTCCGGATAAATTTGTCGTTTGGGTTTGCGTATTGGGCAAGCTAAGTGGCAAGGATCCAGAGAGTGTCTCTGTATATTCTGAATGCAATACAACAACCTCTGCGCCAACGGCTTTCCCTTGCTCCAATGCCTGGGATTCATCAATCTTGGCGGCATTGAAACGTGAATGTCCGATTAAATCATAGCCTTCTTCTCGCATGGCTAGAGTTTTACTTTCAAAGTCACCTCCACGAATTAGGGTTGGCTCAACCACAGAAGATTTGGGGGGTGCCGAAAGTGCTTTTAGATCAGCACCACCCGTATTATCATAATAAAATTTCGCAAAGGGATTGGGGGCGCACGCAGAGAGCAAGAGGATGGAAGCAATAAGAAAGAACCTCATAGGCTGCTCCTTTAGTCATCCATTATTGAATAGAACAGTTCAAAATAGTTTTCCCAGAAAATCCAAGCAGATAAAGCTTTTCAAAATCCAAGTTAAACCCTGAGACAATCTCATTGAGCATTTTATCTAGCACTGGAAAAGTTTCATTATCATCAAAGCGAAAACCTATATAATCATCGAATGTGATAACAAGCATGTATGATTTTCCATATTGCCTATTGGATTTTCCCTCAACACATTTTCTTATTAACTCACAAGTTTTTTTCCTGGTATCATTTACGCTAACCGCTTCATCCTTTACCTGAATTTTATGCCCCCTTTTTTCTGATCCTTCATAGCGCAAGTCACCTACTAAATTTACATGCCCATGTTCAAGAAAGTATTTCATTCGCAGGTAATCATCTTTCCCATCAACTGCTCTCGTAAATTCAACCTTTAACTCTTTTGGGGGCGTGTAGGACTTGTCAAGGATCGTAGCATCATAATTATCATTGTCCAAATTTGGTATACATGCGACATCTTTCCTATTTCCATATAAATTCATAGCTAGTTGACACAAAGGGAGGATTTCTTCAAAGAAGGGTTTGGCTAGCCCCTTCTTTAGAAGAGCTTGTTCTTTTAATTCTGGAGTTTTTGAAAACTCACTTATCTTTTCGTCAATCCAAGATTGGAGCTCTCTCGGACTTCTCGAAGCAATTAAGTCTTCTTGATTTAGAATGCTAGGCATTTACTTTCTAAAAATACCTTAGTGTCGGAATTTGGAAGCAGAAGACTGTAACTCATCAGGAAAAAACGGAACAACAAAGAGAAATCGTAGTGACCGATCATGCTTGAGTCTGAACAAAGTTACCTATTGGGGCTTTACAGGCAATTTTGGATCGCTTGTTTTCCTCAACTCTTACATTCCTTTCCCTCTGTTCTATTTGCCCCGACTGGACTGGGAAAGACCCATGAAAGGTGGACTGCTTAAGAGCATAATGGATTTTCACAATAGCGATTGCCACACAAAACGGTATCGGTCAAGAAGGCGCATTCAAATCAATGTTAATATCCGCGTTTAAATTCAGCCCTGCGGAATTCAAAAAATCCCTGATAAAAATGTTATGTAATGACCTAAATTCTTCTTTTGGCCCAATTGGATAACGTGGGAAGATAGTCGTACCTTGGGGTAAATTCTGACTCACGGAATCAAAATAGCCAAAATTAATAAGACCTCCCAATTGGCAGTTCTTGGCGTCAATCTCAATGTCAAATGCAAATTCTAGGGACTCCGAACCCAATAAAGCCCGATACTTTTCAACCTGAAACAGGACATTCGCAAATAGGGACCAAGCCCAGGAAGCCGCTAAATGGAAAGGTTGAAAATACTCATCCTTTTTCCTTAGATGGGTGAGTTCGATCATCCCATCTGAATATGTTTCAAAAGAAACTAAACAATGATCGGTCCCTCCCACACCACGTGTGCCCCTTAAGATGGGTCGGTAACTGTGAAGGTGAAATGGAATACACAAAGGATATGTGCCTAAATCACCTACGCTAGCATTGAAGGATTTTAATTCTGGACGAATTTCTTCTCGATTATGGACCCGATCAACGTTTACTGGATGCAACGGTAACGCCGTTCCCCTGATCCCGAACGCTTGTTCAGAGGCACTTGAAAAAATTTTGAAATTCTCAGAGAAGAGAAGTTGGCGATCCTTGAGCCTATTGTCCACAGTCGTCAAAGCACGATTTAGCTGTAAGGTAAGATCCTGAATTTCCCGCATCGTTAGTTTCTCGGATCGGTCGGCCCTTCTCACGTAACATTCTTTAGTGCTTTTATGGCGGTGAGGGCCTAACCAAGACCTCTCTACCCTAATAACTACCACGCCGGAACCGTCTTTTTCAGTTGCAACACCAGCACATTCTATTATGGGAATCTGAGGTTCGATACAATCTCTGCATTGTTTTCTGATACGATCCGCAAGATCATGACAATCCCGTAGGGCAAAAATTTCTTTTGCTCGTGCGGGATGATCACGGGATTCAGCAACCCCCAAAAAAACCGTTCCTCCATAGGAATTCCCAAAGGCAATGACTTCCTCTAGGATCACATCTCTAGCATATTCGCTAATATTCCCTTTACCCGATTGCCATGGATCTGAGGTTCCTTTTTTCGTTGGAAGTTGTCCCTTAAATTCAATCCCCTCTCCTTCCTGAATCTCATCCTTAATTATTTGGTCAACGTCTTCTTTGGTGAATTGGTTAGCTCGTTTATCTACCATTTCTTCAAAATACCCTATAAAGTTTAAAACTCAAACAGATATAGCTTTTATGGCTTGCCTGTATCTCGTGCTTCATTGGTTCTTGTACTACATTAATTTTACGCTGGTGTTATTCTAAAATTGTATAAAAACCTCGATTAATCTTGCATAATGGCCCTGTCGGGATTTTCAAACTCTTCCCGTAATTTCCGCCTGAATAGTTCCAGTTTTTCCTTTTGCTTCACAGGGGATAGTTTCTGAAATCGCGGGTCTCGTTTAAACTTCTCTTCCTCTAGTTGAAGGCTGCCTGTTAAAGGAGATGAAGGCTCTCCACTATTAGATCCTCCTTGCTCTATCCCCCCTCTATCGACTAAACCATCCAAGAATTGGGAAAAGGCTTTTAAATTGTCAGAAAGTGACATGCCTAACTCTTGTACTCGCTTGGCTTGGAGCACACCTTGTCTCAACTTAACATCGAATATCCTAAGCAATGACATGGCATGAGAATTGGCTGGTCCAGATTCCTTAATTGATTCATCATCAGTAAGAGTCCGTAACCACTTTCCATAGGAGTCATACAGGATCATATGATTGTTCATTATAGTGGGAACCTTCTCATACAAGACGTTATATTTCTTGCATTCAGCCAGATCCCCTATTACTTCAGCTTCTTCAAATTTCGTCATCTCTGCTTCGCACCTATCTAACTGATGAATATGTTCGTTTAGAATGTCACTAACCTTTCTGAATTCCTGCGCATAAAAGCGATCTAAGCTTTGAGGGCCGGTTTCAGCAGAGACATCTAGAGTCAATAAAATTAGGAACGTCCCTAATATAAAAAAATTCACGAGTCTTGGGGTGCCAGAAATACACATAACCCAACTATTCACTTCTTGGCTTGCAATATGACATAGGCCAAACTACACATCACGGTGCCTGCAATTATTTCCATAAAGACTAAAGAAAAATTTATCTTTAGGTTGGCATCTGCTCCCAGTAGTGGGAGGAACCTATAACCCCAAGAAATAGTATGTGTAGTTCCCCTAATGTCTACTTCTTTATAGCAAGGCACGTATAATACCAAAATCAATACCATTCCTAACCACACAATCAACACTTTGGATTTTAATGGCAGATCTTTCCAAGGAATCATATTGCCCAATATGTTATCCCTTATTCTCTGCAAGTGCTTCCAGGGAATCCACTCTGCAACCCATGGAACTATAACCCCTGCAAACAGGATGACCATAATGACGAGCCAGATGCCAAATCCATCAGAACTGTAGAAATAATTAAGAGCGAATAAAGATCCGATGCCAATTAGGAAAGCCGTCGCATAAGTTTTCCAATCATCCTTCATCAAACTTGCCATCATTCTTAGTTGAGGGATTTAGAAGAAGTATTCTTTTCAACAATGAATATCCGCAATTTTGACCTTTTTAATAGAGAAAACGCTAGTGAAAGATTTAGGATGAAGAATAGTGATTAAAAAAGAAGGAATAATACTGAAAGATAAACCAAGCTATCATGTTATTCTCGTTCTGTTTTGAGGACAAAGTAAGCATGGAAACGTCATGAATAATATACGCTCATGTCCGTACACCCTTGATGGGATAGATCACAAGATAGGCTTAACCACGGGAATTTGACTACTTGATGCCTTCACACAGGGCACCAAAGACAAACAAAAGAAGAGAAAATATGGTGTCGCTAATGTCCGTTAAGTTTGTTAATTCTGAAAATGAATGTAAATTATTTTCGGATCATATTTAATAAGATTAAATGAGATTGGGATAATCAATTCAATGGTCCATGATGGCATTATATTTGTTCGGTCACTGCTAATATATATAAAAAAGGCTTCAAAGCCTTCCCCGTTTCGGTCTTTAAAAAGAATAAGATATTTTTGCATTAGCCATTAAGACATCATGACGCATTTACGTGAATGACACGATTTGACGCATATCTCTGGTAATTTCGCTATAACCTATAGGCATAATATAAATTACTGAAAATACGTGTCAGAATCCGTCATCTGTCCTAAATACGTCATGACATGCGTGCACTTTCGCGCAACCCAATACCCCACCATCCCCGCCGATTGGCTTTGCGATCATCAATCAAGCCTCGTTCTTTCAGACAAAGACCCAGGGCCTTTTGTGATATAGGGTTTTCTCCGTTCTCTACGCACCATTTTTTATACGATTCGTAGAGGCCCTTAGAGGGCACAAAAGATTGGGGCTCTTGAATACAACAATCCGCCAGAAACCCACCCAGTGTATCCATTTCATCACGATAGGATTGAGTGGCGTTTTTCACGTCGTCTGGCATTCCGAGACCATGACTTTGCCACTTTAAACAGCCTTGTATAGCCCAATTCAGAATGCCTTGGTCTTCCTCACTCAATTTCTGCTTTAATTCCTTATCTTGTTCTTCTTCAGGAATTGTCTCTACAAAGGGAATGAGTCGAATCCTCCTCCATATCGCATGATCGGTGCCTTTAATATTGGGTTTATGGTTTGTTGCTAAGAATAATTTTAATGTTGGGGTAAACTCAAAAAATTCCTGGTGCAAGAACCTGGCCGTGATTTTGTCTCCGCCTGTCACTTGCTTTACTAAGGCTTCATCAAGTTTTTTCCCTTCCTGGCATTCCGTGGCCGTGACAAGACGTACCCCAACCAAGCGCGCTAGATCATTCGGAATCGCATTCTGTTTTTTTGCCAAAAACGTGGAGAAATCCGCTTGCTGAGCATAGTCACCCAGGCACGTCCGAATGGTTTCCAAGAAAGTGGATTTTCCGTTGGCCCCCGTACCATAAAGAATGAATAGAATTTGTTCGTTTGCCTGGCCCGTGAGACCATAACCGATCGCTCGTTGTAGGAAGTCCACCAAGTCTTGGCGTTCCTGCATGATCCGACACAGAAAGATTTCCCAAAGAGGGGCTGTGGCGTTAGCATCAAAATCGACGGGAGCCAGCTTGGTGATGAGTTTTCGGCGATCATGAGGAAGGAGTTCACCTGTGCGAAGATCAACCGTGCCATTTCGACAATTCAAAAGCATAGGTTCATTATCAAGCTCTGTCGGAGCGACTGGGATTTTTGCTTCAGACTCTGCCAAATGAATCATCCCCCGAAGTCGAGGGGTGGCTTCAGATTGCAAGGAATGGCGAATAACTTTTTTTCGGTCTTCCTTATCCTCGATTTTCTCAGCCTCATTGACAATTCCGCGAACGGTGGTCTTGGCTAACCGCACAATTTCCTCAGTATCATCCACTATCCATTGCTGCCCATTCCATACGAGCCATTTCTTCCACGGATGGCAATAGCGAATGAAGTCCCCATGAAGGGCAACTAAACGTTCAGCATTGCCATAGTCGGTTAGAGGAAACACTTTGCGAAGCATGATGGTAGGTTCTTCTTGTCGCCTCGTCCACCGTTGCCACCAGCCAGCCAGCTTATGTAATCTTGGATCGTCCAGACTAATTCGTTCCAGTTTGTACCAAACATGGCCCCACAGTGAGCCTTCCCTGACCAACCAATCATCCAGGCCAACTTTTATCCCAGACGTATCAGGCAGTTTGACGAATTGAACATGTGCGCCGCGTTGGATGAGTGCCATCCCCAGGGCAAAAACCCCACCCAAAATGTCAAAGAGTTTGTCTTTGGTCCAAGCATCAGAATCGGGAATAATCTCAACCTGCCGCGCTCTCCATATGAACTGATCTAATTCAGGACAATCCAATCTTTCACCAGAATCTATCTTGACTCGCCAGTTCCAGACCCCACCGATTCCAATGCAGGGCTTGCCATGCTGACAAAAACTGGCCGCCTTTTTTTCTCCCTCCGTTATATAGACAAAGATACTTGGATCACTTGCCGTTAAACGCCAATCCACCAAGGGGGGTAAGTAAAGATGGGGATCGGAGCCAGGCGGTTGATAATATTTGATTGTGTGTCCCTTGGCATCTTTGAGTGGTGGGAATAACTTCAATCGGGAGAAACCATTCCTGTTTCCATCCGGATCCCAATAGGAAATCTCATAGGCACTGGAAACAGCATTATACTTAGAACCCAGTTTTTGTAAGCGATGTGGGTTTACAGATTGAATGGCCAACTGACTAAGGGTTTGATCACTCAAGCCACTTTTTTGCAGATCGGTTAGGTGTTCGGGGTGAAGGTCAGACATCATTGCGTTTACATTTCCCCGGATCTTCCCAAAGGAGTTTTAACCTCGTCTCGCCACCCCGTCTTAATCAATGCTTCAACAGCTTCGATCGGAATGCGAATCAATCGCCCAATTTTTACGCTGGGCACTCTTCTTTCTAAAATGTCCCTCCGCCACGTTGAAGCCTTTCGTCCAGTCAATTCCTCTGCCTCAAAAACGCTGATCAGTTTTTCTGACTTCATGGTTCCTCCTTCTACACTATTGATCGATTTTGGTTGACAGGTATCTCCAATAGGAATATTTTATGTACACTATTATCATTTAGTAAATAGTTACATTATAGGGTACAAAATTGCTGAGGAAACATATAAATCATAGAGGGATTTGGTGGCACGGACCTGTGAGAATAGATCGGGACGTTATATTTCCATGGGACCTTAAGCCTTACAATCCATTTGATTATTACCATCCGTATAAAGCGACCAAGACCCGAAGAACGCGTTCCCTTTATCATCTGTTTGCAGATTTGGACGGCAATGACCCAATGAAATTGAAGGATTTTTGCCAAAAATTCGGGGTCTTGGGAAATCCCCACAAAATATGGATTCCCTTGAACAAGACCGCTTTTGGAAATCAGACATTCTATGACTTTGATCCGGAAATAGAGGATCCTGAGCAAAAAGACACAAGAGGAAGTGTTTTTCCTGATCAAAAACTTTGTTCAACAACAACGCTTTGGGAATTTCAGAGGGAGCAAAATGCAATGAAGGAAACTCTTCAATTCCTGGTCGAATGCGAAAATGCTAAGAACGCACGGACTCGACTGGCGGCAAAAGAAAAAATCTCAATGCGCATTGCTGGGGAACTTACAAAAGTAGTGATGCGTCCTGTTTGGAATAAAAGGGAGATGCGCTGGGTAACCCAGTGGGATAGTTTAACTCTATGCGGCCTAATGTATTTGATGCTTGCATTTGATCTTCAAAGCCCAGGTCGCAACCTTCTTTGTGGGAAATGCGGAAGGTTTTTTCTTGCCGTACATGCCCGTTCTGAATATTGCTCACCCCGATGTCAAAATGCTGCAAAAGTAGCACGTTTTAGAAGAAAGGAGAGAATGCGTCATAGAAAAAGATTAGGCGATAAAGGAAAGGAGTCTTAGTTATGGCAAGGCTTGGAGGCAAAGATAGAGGGATTGTTTTTAAAGATGGGAAGTGGTGGGTTAGGTTGTTCATCAATGGGCGAGAAAAGTGGTTTCGTGCAGAAAATAAAACACAGGCCAAGGCTTTGTATGGACGACTTAGGGCGGATATTCGTGAGGGCAAATATTTTCCTGAGAAATTTGATAAACAGAAAGACATTTCCCTTCGAGCCTGGATTGATCGCTATTTAGAGGGATCGACCAATCGAAACCTTGTCAATGAAAAACGACATGGTCGATTCTGGAAGCTATTGCTGGGAAAAAGAACGCTCGGCCAAATTACCATCGAAGATTGCCGGCGTACTCAAGCCAAAATTCGGGCAAAGGGAAAATGGAAGCCAGCGACGATAAACCGTTATATGGCCTTTCTGCGACGGGTACTTATGGTGGCTTTGAAGGAAGGAAAGATTAGTCAGAATCCCGTGAGCTCCGTAAAGTTTTTCCCCGAAGCCGAAAAGGTGCGTTTTCTTACCGATGAGGAATTACTCAACCTTCGTAAACATTTGGCAGAAGAAGAATGGAAACTGGTGGCTTTTGCTGTGGAAACGGGGATCAGGAGAGAAGAACAATTCCACCTCCGCTGGAACCACATTTCCTTTGAAGCCCAAACCCTCACCATTCCTCTTCCCAAAGGAGGGCGTACCCGGCATGTTCCTTTATCCACCCAAGCCTTAGAAATCCTTCGATCTCTGGATTCCATTCTTAATTCACCGTTTGTGTTTGCCGGCATCAAAGATCCGCTTCAACCTATGGATAGTCGCGCTTTCATGCGCCGAGCGTTTGAACCGGCCCTGCGAAAGGCCGCCATCCAAGGGGCTTCCTGGCATACCTTACGGCACACCACAGCATCACGCCTTGCCATGGCTGGCGTCCCGATACGAACCATTCAGGAAATCCTTGGTCACCGTGACATTGGGACAACCTTGAAGTACACCCATCTTGCCCCAAGCCACCTCAAGGAAGCCATTCAATTGGGCAGTTTAGCCAATTTGGAATCTCGAACTGGGAGTAAAACTGGGAGTGAGGGATTGCAAAGTAGGAAGGATGCTTCACAAGTGGTTGATTTGATGGCGCGCCAGTCTATCCTTTCTCAATCGATATCAAATTAATAAGATCGATTTCCAAACATTTCTCCTGTTTCTAGGCACATCTATCGGAGGTAAGCCCATGAAACGTAGACAGTTCCTAAAACTTTCTCTCATGGGTGGGATACTTGTCAGTTTCAGCGGAGGCGGATGCATGGGGCTGCTGGTAGGAAAGAATAAGGAAGAGCTCACGGTAGACTCTGCGTTAAGAAAACTAGACAAGTTTACTAACACAACGATTGTCCACCTTGGCCAATGGAGTCCATATCAAATTTTTACGCATTGCGCCCAAAGCGTAGAATATTCCATGTCCGGCTACCCTGAACATGATTCTGATCTCTTTAAGAGCACCGTGGGGACACTCGTGTTTTCATATTTTTCTTTACAAGGGAAAATGTCTCATGATTTAACCGCTCCTGTTCCCGGAGCGCCACCTATAGAAATCAAAGAAGATTCGACAAGCGCTTTGGTTCGATTACGGAAAGCTTTAATGGAATTTCAAGATTACCAAGGGAAGCTAGAGCCACATTTTTCGTATGGTGAGTTGTCAAAAGAGGAATTCACCGTAGCCCATGTCATACATTTGAATAACCACTTGGAAGAATTAAAGATCTAGCAACCGCTCCTCCCTTTCTTCCCCTGTCAGTGTTGCATACATTTACCCCATTGGAAAATAAGCCCTTGTAGCGATGGGAGCCTACCCTTTTCCTCCCTTGGATTACTTCTTAGTGCTCTAAACAAGGTGGGGTTGGAAATTAAGGCCGCCTCAGGCCTTACAGTACCGCATTATTCTTTTTTGGGGCTTGTTCGTCGGAAAAAAATATCAAGGAAGTTTTAGTTGAATAGGCGATTAGGTATGAAAGAGGTGTGAAAAAGGCAGGTCTTGCTGTGGTTCTAATAAGCAAGGTTACACGGCTTCTTTTTTGGCTTCGTGGGCGTAGAGGTATTGGTGGGGGACGGGTCGGAGATCCCAGACTAGGCCAAGCCACGAGAGCAGGACGAGTCCATAATAGGTCAAATCAATTTCCCACCAGAAAAATCCCTGACGGGCAGATGAGGCGTAATGGTGGTGGTTGTTGTGCCACCCTTCGCCTAGGGTGAGGAGGGCAAGGAACACATTGTTTCGGCTTTGGTCACTTGTCTCATAGCGTCTCTTCCCGATCAAATGGGAAAGAGAGTTAATCGTGCTGGTGGCATGTAACAAGACCACCGTAGAAATAAAAAATCCCCAAATCAGCATTTGCATCCCGTTGGTGCCAAGACCGGGCGCATAATGTTCCAGTAATGTTCCAAGTCCAAAAATTCCCACGGCAAAGAGGAATGGGATCAAGGTATCAAAACGATTGAGAAACTGTAACTCGGGGAATCTTGAAAAGTCCCCGACCACGTCATGCTTGGTGGAAAAGTTTTGTTTGGAGGTGAGCCAACCAATTTGACTCCACCAAAATCCGCTTTGATGTGGGGAGTGCAGGTCATTTTTTTTATCCGAATGTCGGTGATGGATGCGATGATGAGCTGCCCACCACAGGGGACCCCGTTGGACGGCAGTGGCTCCGACTAGGGCAAATATAAATTGACAGGTCCGAGAGGTCCGAAAAGCGCGATGAGAAAAGTAGCGATGATAGAATCCGGTGATGGCAAACATTCGAATTCCATACAGTGCCACGGCTACCGCCACGGCAATCCCGCTCCATCCTACCCATAGAACACCAAGACACATGAAATGCATGATGAAAAACGGAGCAGACTGTACCCAGTCTATCTGATGATGCTCTTTAGACGTGGGTTTGTGATCAACCGCGTGGGCATCAAACCAACGAATAATGGACGTCACGAATTTTGGACGGCTTAAGAAGGACATGCATTAACTCCTGTGTTTCTCACAAAAGTCACAAGGTTTGAAAAAGTAAACGAATTGGTCATGAAGAATCAAGAGGGGCGGGTCTCAAGATGA
This window encodes:
- a CDS encoding acyl-CoA desaturase; protein product: MSFLSRPKFVTSIIRWFDAHAVDHKPTSKEHHQIDWVQSAPFFIMHFMCLGVLWVGWSGIAVAVAVALYGIRMFAITGFYHRYFSHRAFRTSRTCQFIFALVGATAVQRGPLWWAAHHRIHHRHSDKKNDLHSPHQSGFWWSQIGWLTSKQNFSTKHDVVGDFSRFPELQFLNRFDTLIPFLFAVGIFGLGTLLEHYAPGLGTNGMQMLIWGFFISTVVLLHATSTINSLSHLIGKRRYETSDQSRNNVFLALLTLGEGWHNNHHHYASSARQGFFWWEIDLTYYGLVLLSWLGLVWDLRPVPHQYLYAHEAKKEAV
- a CDS encoding DUF1569 domain-containing protein — translated: MKRRQFLKLSLMGGILVSFSGGGCMGLLVGKNKEELTVDSALRKLDKFTNTTIVHLGQWSPYQIFTHCAQSVEYSMSGYPEHDSDLFKSTVGTLVFSYFSLQGKMSHDLTAPVPGAPPIEIKEDSTSALVRLRKALMEFQDYQGKLEPHFSYGELSKEEFTVAHVIHLNNHLEELKI